A genomic stretch from Megachile rotundata isolate GNS110a chromosome 1, iyMegRotu1, whole genome shotgun sequence includes:
- the LOC100882570 gene encoding fatty-acid amide hydrolase 2-B isoform X2, producing MQSRETMILITQRILKALLFLLSCVIIPFTLLQCFNERKRLPPIKSNVLFLSATELAKRIRSRKISSEEVVRAYIQRCKDVNPILNAIVESRFDAATLEAKEVDQFLSRTTKTEEELARDMPLLGVPVTVKESIAVQGMSYGVGVKKKTKEEASEDAHIVKKVRDAGAIILLVSNTPELCLFWETDNKVTGTTCNPYDTRRNSGGSSGGEAALLSSAASLVGLVSDVAGSSRLPAMFCGIFGHKPSAGLVSTHGHKPGSTDKNWPYYFTLGTMARYADDLPLMMKIISQSDHVRQRLDQKVSLKDVKFFYLYNCCPITNSINGEMKDAMRRVIKHIEAMFGVQVQKAELSDMKFAFDVSSHLLLDLNVDSVGDMFSGKIFVEFLKLIFHVSLRSLSFVCYGMVRWVNTKRSTAYHNKVVEKKTSLKKQFEDLLGDNGVLIYPTFIAPAHYKYQAYSKVANFTYLMIYNVLGLPVTQCPVGLNSNGLPIGVQIVANTDNDHLTIAVAQSIEKAFGGWRLPPTSEISV from the exons ATGCAGTCGAGG GAAACGATGATACTGATCACCCAGAGGATACTTAAGGCCTTACTGTTCCTTCTCTCTTGTGTGATTATACCCTTTACATTATTACAATGCTTCAATGAACGGAAACGATTACCACCGATCAAGAGCAATGTCCTTTTCCTCTCAGCCACGGAACTCGCGAAACGAATTCGGAGCAGAAAG ATTAGCAGCGAAGAAGTGGTCAGAGCGTACATACAAAGATGCAAAGACGTGAATCCAATTCTGAATGCAATTGTAGAATCTCGATTCGACGCTGCAACTCTAGAAGCGAAAGAAGTGGACCAGTTTCTGTCCCGCACCACAAAAACAGAAGAGGAATTGGCCCGTGACATGCCGCTTCTCGGTGTTCCCGTAACCGTCAAAGAAAGCATTGCGGTACAGG GGATGTCATATGGGGTCGGAGTGAAGAAGAAAACGAAGGAAGAAGCTTCCGAGGACGCGCACATAGTGAAAAAGGTACGCGACGCAGGCGCCATTATTCTACTCGTCAGCAACACACCCGAGTTATGTTTGTTCTGGGAAACCGACAACAAAGTGACTGGTACCACTTGCAACCCTTACGATACTAGGAGAAACAGTGGTGGTTCTTCCGGTGGTGAG GCTGCACTCTTGAGCTCTGCTGCATCGCTAGTGGGTTTAGTGTCGGACGTCGCTGGCTCTTCAAGACTTCCGGCCATgttttgtggaatttttggacATAAACCTTCGGCTG GTTTGGTGTCGACTCACGGTCACAAACCAGGATCGACTGATAAAAATTGGCCATATTATTTTACGCTTGGAACGATGGCACGATATGCGGACGATCTTCCGCTTATGATGAAAATCATATCTCAGTCGGACCATGTTCGACAACGTCTTGATCAGAAG GTATCACTGAAAGATGTAAAGTTCTTCTATCTATACAACTGCTGCCCAATAACTAATTCTATCAATGGAGAAATGAAAGATGCGATGCGTAGGGTGATAAAGCATATTGAGGCAATGTTTGGAGTGCAAGTGCAAAAG GCAGAATTGAGTGACATGAAATTCGCCTTCGACGTATCATCTCATCTTTTGCTGGACTTGAATGTCGACAGTGTTGGGGACATG TTTTCTGGCAAAATCTtcgtggaatttttgaaattaatattccatGTGTCGTTACGCTCACTTTCGTTTGTTTGTTATGGAATGGTGCGTTGGGTCAACACTAAACGTTCAACGGCGTATCACAATAAAGTGGTTGAGAAGAAAACGTCGTTGAAGAAACAATTCGAG GATCTGTTAGGTGACAATGGAGTTTTAATTTATCCTACATTCATAGCGCCAGCTCACTACAAATATCAAGCCTATTCTAAGGTCGCTAATTTTACATATCTGATGATATACAATGTATTGGGGCTACCAGTAACTCAATGTCCAGTTGGACTCAATAGCAATGGCTTACCCATAGGCGTTCAA ATCGTTGCAAATACGGACAATGATCATTTGACGATCGCTGTAGCTCAAAGTATCGAGAAAGCATTTGGTGGCTGGCGACTGCCACCCACCAGCGAAATATCAGTTTGA
- the LOC100882570 gene encoding fatty-acid amide hydrolase 2-B isoform X1: protein METLICVLPMIHLKLMANTMETMILITQRILKALLFLLSCVIIPFTLLQCFNERKRLPPIKSNVLFLSATELAKRIRSRKISSEEVVRAYIQRCKDVNPILNAIVESRFDAATLEAKEVDQFLSRTTKTEEELARDMPLLGVPVTVKESIAVQGMSYGVGVKKKTKEEASEDAHIVKKVRDAGAIILLVSNTPELCLFWETDNKVTGTTCNPYDTRRNSGGSSGGEAALLSSAASLVGLVSDVAGSSRLPAMFCGIFGHKPSAGLVSTHGHKPGSTDKNWPYYFTLGTMARYADDLPLMMKIISQSDHVRQRLDQKVSLKDVKFFYLYNCCPITNSINGEMKDAMRRVIKHIEAMFGVQVQKAELSDMKFAFDVSSHLLLDLNVDSVGDMFSGKIFVEFLKLIFHVSLRSLSFVCYGMVRWVNTKRSTAYHNKVVEKKTSLKKQFEDLLGDNGVLIYPTFIAPAHYKYQAYSKVANFTYLMIYNVLGLPVTQCPVGLNSNGLPIGVQIVANTDNDHLTIAVAQSIEKAFGGWRLPPTSEISV, encoded by the exons ATGGAGACGTTAATATGCGTTCTACCAATGATACATCTTAAACTGATGGCTAATACTATG GAAACGATGATACTGATCACCCAGAGGATACTTAAGGCCTTACTGTTCCTTCTCTCTTGTGTGATTATACCCTTTACATTATTACAATGCTTCAATGAACGGAAACGATTACCACCGATCAAGAGCAATGTCCTTTTCCTCTCAGCCACGGAACTCGCGAAACGAATTCGGAGCAGAAAG ATTAGCAGCGAAGAAGTGGTCAGAGCGTACATACAAAGATGCAAAGACGTGAATCCAATTCTGAATGCAATTGTAGAATCTCGATTCGACGCTGCAACTCTAGAAGCGAAAGAAGTGGACCAGTTTCTGTCCCGCACCACAAAAACAGAAGAGGAATTGGCCCGTGACATGCCGCTTCTCGGTGTTCCCGTAACCGTCAAAGAAAGCATTGCGGTACAGG GGATGTCATATGGGGTCGGAGTGAAGAAGAAAACGAAGGAAGAAGCTTCCGAGGACGCGCACATAGTGAAAAAGGTACGCGACGCAGGCGCCATTATTCTACTCGTCAGCAACACACCCGAGTTATGTTTGTTCTGGGAAACCGACAACAAAGTGACTGGTACCACTTGCAACCCTTACGATACTAGGAGAAACAGTGGTGGTTCTTCCGGTGGTGAG GCTGCACTCTTGAGCTCTGCTGCATCGCTAGTGGGTTTAGTGTCGGACGTCGCTGGCTCTTCAAGACTTCCGGCCATgttttgtggaatttttggacATAAACCTTCGGCTG GTTTGGTGTCGACTCACGGTCACAAACCAGGATCGACTGATAAAAATTGGCCATATTATTTTACGCTTGGAACGATGGCACGATATGCGGACGATCTTCCGCTTATGATGAAAATCATATCTCAGTCGGACCATGTTCGACAACGTCTTGATCAGAAG GTATCACTGAAAGATGTAAAGTTCTTCTATCTATACAACTGCTGCCCAATAACTAATTCTATCAATGGAGAAATGAAAGATGCGATGCGTAGGGTGATAAAGCATATTGAGGCAATGTTTGGAGTGCAAGTGCAAAAG GCAGAATTGAGTGACATGAAATTCGCCTTCGACGTATCATCTCATCTTTTGCTGGACTTGAATGTCGACAGTGTTGGGGACATG TTTTCTGGCAAAATCTtcgtggaatttttgaaattaatattccatGTGTCGTTACGCTCACTTTCGTTTGTTTGTTATGGAATGGTGCGTTGGGTCAACACTAAACGTTCAACGGCGTATCACAATAAAGTGGTTGAGAAGAAAACGTCGTTGAAGAAACAATTCGAG GATCTGTTAGGTGACAATGGAGTTTTAATTTATCCTACATTCATAGCGCCAGCTCACTACAAATATCAAGCCTATTCTAAGGTCGCTAATTTTACATATCTGATGATATACAATGTATTGGGGCTACCAGTAACTCAATGTCCAGTTGGACTCAATAGCAATGGCTTACCCATAGGCGTTCAA ATCGTTGCAAATACGGACAATGATCATTTGACGATCGCTGTAGCTCAAAGTATCGAGAAAGCATTTGGTGGCTGGCGACTGCCACCCACCAGCGAAATATCAGTTTGA